TCCTCTAAGAACGCCAAATTATTTAATTGGATCACGTGCGGCTTGCTGGTTGGAGCTATTGTGCTTTATTTCCTGTTAGTATTCTTCGGCGCTATGGGTAACTATTGGGAGCACCGTTTTTAGTTTCTGGCGACTCCAAGGAGCATCGCTGATGGCAGTTCTTCCCAGCTTGGCCGATATTGAAAGTCCCAGACTGCGGCACGCAATATTTTGGACGGGAGCAGCTTTCTGCGCAGCAGGTGCGGCTGTGGTCTATCACTGGAACCCTGAAGGCGCCGGGTTTTTCCCCACCTGCCCTCTGCGTACTTATACCGGATACTATTGCCCCGGCTGCGGCGCGACCCGTGCACTTCACCACCTCTTGCACGGACATATAGGCACCGCATTCGGTTACAACCCCTTGTTCGTCCTCAGCGTGCCTTTCTTGGCCTACTGGATGATCTCTGAACTGTTCTTGCTTCTTGGCGGACCGGCGCTCCCCAGGATTCCAGCTCCAGATAAGTTCATGTGGCTTGCCTTGGTTATCGTCGTCACTTTTGGGGTGGCACGCAATATTCCATACTACCCGCTCACGCTGCTTGCACCGCACTAGTAGCGCCGACGTCGTGGGTAGTTTCCGAAGTTTCCATCGAAACACTGTCATCCTTCGCCACGTGGCGAAGGATCTCCGATGGCGATAGGAATCACCAGCGGCTGGAATCGGCCTTTCGCTGGGTTTTGTCCCCCGTGCTTACGGGCATCGAAAGTTTTTATTTTGCGTGCGAAAGAACATCGCCGTTCTATGCCGTTTTAACTATTTCTGTAAGAGCTCTATTAAGCTTTTGTCATCCCGACCGGAGCCGCTCTTTGCGGTGGAGTGGAGGGATATAGATTTTTGCGCGCCCTTTCAGATTCGCTGTTCATCCTGAGCACGTTGTTACCTTACATAAAAAACTAAACAAGTCTAAACAGCGCAAGCGCGCTTCTTAAATCCCCTTTTTCTCAATCACCCGCGCACTCAACATGACCCCCGGACGGTTGTCATGCAACTTGATGGGAAAAAGAATGACGTTCCACACCCATCGCGGATTTTTTTTGGGTAACAAAGGAAAGCCGCGGAAGCTGCGGTCAATGTAAGTCTCGCGTGTATCGGCGACAGTGCGAATGTTCTCCAACCACTCCGCGCTGACCTCAGGAAATTCCTGGAAAAGATTTTTCCCTGGAAACCACTGCCGTTTTTTTTCAAACAGTGCTGCACAGGTATCGTTGACGTACTGCCAGTTGCCCTCGCTATCCATGATCTCGACCACCACGTCGTCTCCCATGGCCATGCTGATGCGCGAATAGTAAAAGTCACGCGCATCCACCACCACTGGCTTTCCGCGCTTCTTGGCCTCGAAGGAGCGCAACGCCGCCAGCATGTCCTCCACCGAGCTGTATCCCTTGAGCAGGTGCATATCTTCAATGCCGCCGAACTTGCGCTCCAGCGTGGCGGAAAGAATGATAATCGGAACCTCGGGACGCGTCTGCCGCAACTTTTCGGCTACATCGGTTCCAAATTTTCCCGCGCCCAGATGATAGTCGAGCACGGCAATGTCAATTGCCTTGAGTTGCTCTTCCGCGGCTTCAATGGACGAGGCCGTCAGCACCTCGTAACCTTTTTTACGCAGGATCGTGGCCCGAAGAACCAGGTTTTCTTCGCGATCGTCG
The nucleotide sequence above comes from Terriglobales bacterium. Encoded proteins:
- a CDS encoding DUF2752 domain-containing protein; its protein translation is MAVLPSLADIESPRLRHAIFWTGAAFCAAGAAVVYHWNPEGAGFFPTCPLRTYTGYYCPGCGATRALHHLLHGHIGTAFGYNPLFVLSVPFLAYWMISELFLLLGGPALPRIPAPDKFMWLALVIVVTFGVARNIPYYPLTLLAPH
- a CDS encoding response regulator → MSEDKTVTTIQRKSEGKGPIRVLLLDDREENLVLRATILRKKGYEVLTASSIEAAEEQLKAIDIAVLDYHLGAGKFGTDVAEKLRQTRPEVPIIILSATLERKFGGIEDMHLLKGYSSVEDMLAALRSFEAKKRGKPVVVDARDFYYSRISMAMGDDVVVEIMDSEGNWQYVNDTCAALFEKKRQWFPGKNLFQEFPEVSAEWLENIRTVADTRETYIDRSFRGFPLLPKKNPRWVWNVILFPIKLHDNRPGVMLSARVIEKKGI